In a genomic window of Lepisosteus oculatus isolate fLepOcu1 chromosome 3, fLepOcu1.hap2, whole genome shotgun sequence:
- the LOC102694199 gene encoding uncharacterized protein isoform X1: MSTEGGQRSLGKTLPSNTERILRARRPGGPEPPADGGVEEACERLMAELRVTVLEEHGDERTVNEDHSPVGPWLLALFVFVVCGSAIFQIIQSIRQGA, from the exons ATGTCGACCGAGGgagggcagcgctctctcgggaagACGCTTCCCAGCAACACCGAGCGGATCCTGCGGGCCCGGAGGCCGGGGGGCCCGGAGCCGCCGGCCGACGGCGGTGTCGAGGAGGCCTGCGAGCGGCTGATGGCTGAACTGCGGGTGACCGTGCTGGAGGAGCACGGAGATGAG CGCACAGTCAATGAGGACCACTCTCCGGTGGGCCCTTGGCTTCTGGCGCTGTTCGTCTTCGTCGTGTGCGGCTCTG CCATCTTCCAGATCATCCAGAGTATTCGTCAGGGTGCATGA
- the LOC102694199 gene encoding stress-associated endoplasmic reticulum protein 1 isoform X2 produces the protein MSAVQRMKVANEKHSKTITQRGHVQKTTRTVNEDHSPVGPWLLALFVFVVCGSAIFQIIQSIRQGA, from the exons ATGTCGGCGGTGCAGCGGATGAAAGTCGCTAACGAGAAGCATAGCAAGACCATCACCCAGCGGGGACACGTCCAGAAAACCACG CGCACAGTCAATGAGGACCACTCTCCGGTGGGCCCTTGGCTTCTGGCGCTGTTCGTCTTCGTCGTGTGCGGCTCTG CCATCTTCCAGATCATCCAGAGTATTCGTCAGGGTGCATGA